In the Flavobacterium sp. J372 genome, one interval contains:
- the uvrA gene encoding excinuclease ABC subunit UvrA, protein MLNHEESIEVLGARAHNLKNIDVTIPREKLVVITGLSGSGKSSLAFDTIYAEGQRRYIETFSAYARQFLGGLERPDVDKIDGLSPVIAIEQKTTSKSPRSTVGTITEIYDFLRLLYARGADAYSYETGEKMVSYTDSQIQDLIIEKFTGKRITILAPIIRSRKGHYRELFEQISKQGFLKVRVDGEIRDIESGMKLDRYKVHDIETVIDRMAVDASADVEKRLSDSIKIAMHHGDDVMMVIEQESGEVRYYSRNLMCPSSGISYPNPEPNNFSFNSPKGACDNCNGLGVVNEINMKKIVPNPKLSIKKGGFAPLGEYKSSWIFKQLEVIGEKFDFKLTDPVEKISAEAMEMIMNGGKEKFTVNSKTLGVNREYKIDFEGISSFIKNQYDESGSASIKRWAKDFMDEVKCPVCHGTRLKKESLYFKVNGKNIAELANMDISDLAQWFEDLTDNLTEKQKAIAAEVIKEIKARLGFLVDVGLNYLALDRSSRTLSGGEAQRIRLATQIGSQLVGVLYILDEPSIGLHQRDNEKLIKSLEQLRDIGNSVLVVEHDKDMIERADYVIDIGPAAGRFGGQIVSKGTPQELLQEHTLTAAYLNGEKEIAVPKKRREGNGKLLKLTGATGNNLKNVSIELPLGKMICVTGVSGSGKSTLINETLYPILNEHFFNAVKKPAPYKKIEGLEHIDKVIDIDQSPIGRTPRSNPATYTDVFSEIRTLFTQTPEAMIRGYKPGRFSFNVSGGRCETCEGSGLRVIEMSFLPDVYVECETCQGKRFNRETLEIRYKGKSISDVLDMTVDEAVPFFENIPKIYRKIKTIQDVGLGYITLGQQSTTLSGGEAQRIKLASELSKKDTGNTFYILDEPTTGLHFEDIRVLMEVINKLVDKGNTVLIIEHNLDVIKLADYIIDIGYEGGKGGGQLVAKGTPEEVAKNKKSYTAHFLKKELS, encoded by the coding sequence ATGCTAAATCACGAAGAATCGATTGAAGTACTTGGGGCCCGCGCCCACAATCTTAAAAATATAGACGTCACCATTCCTCGCGAAAAACTGGTGGTTATCACGGGTTTATCAGGCTCAGGTAAGTCGTCACTCGCCTTTGATACCATCTACGCCGAGGGTCAGCGCCGTTACATTGAAACGTTCTCAGCTTATGCCCGCCAGTTTTTGGGCGGATTGGAACGCCCCGATGTTGATAAAATAGACGGACTTTCACCAGTTATCGCTATCGAGCAGAAGACGACAAGTAAGTCGCCACGCTCTACAGTTGGCACAATTACAGAGATTTACGACTTCCTGCGTCTGCTTTACGCCCGTGGCGCTGATGCTTATAGTTATGAAACCGGCGAGAAGATGGTAAGCTACACCGACAGCCAGATCCAAGACTTGATCATTGAAAAGTTTACCGGCAAGCGCATTACCATACTTGCGCCTATAATCCGTTCACGCAAAGGCCATTACCGGGAATTATTTGAACAAATATCGAAGCAGGGATTCCTGAAAGTACGTGTTGACGGCGAAATCCGCGACATTGAAAGCGGCATGAAGCTGGACCGCTACAAAGTTCACGACATTGAAACCGTGATAGACCGAATGGCTGTTGACGCCTCTGCAGATGTTGAGAAACGCCTGAGCGACAGCATTAAAATTGCAATGCACCACGGCGATGACGTCATGATGGTTATTGAGCAGGAAAGCGGCGAGGTCCGTTATTACAGCCGTAACCTCATGTGCCCGTCTAGCGGTATCTCTTACCCGAATCCGGAGCCTAACAACTTCTCTTTCAACTCTCCAAAAGGCGCGTGTGACAATTGCAACGGCCTTGGCGTGGTGAACGAGATCAACATGAAAAAGATTGTCCCGAACCCTAAGCTTAGCATTAAAAAGGGCGGTTTTGCACCGCTGGGTGAATACAAGAGTTCTTGGATTTTCAAGCAGTTAGAGGTTATTGGCGAGAAATTCGACTTTAAGCTGACTGACCCTGTTGAAAAAATTTCCGCGGAAGCGATGGAGATGATTATGAACGGCGGTAAAGAAAAATTCACGGTAAACAGCAAAACACTGGGCGTAAACCGTGAGTACAAAATTGATTTTGAAGGAATTTCGAGTTTCATCAAAAACCAGTATGACGAGAGCGGGTCGGCTTCCATTAAGCGTTGGGCAAAAGATTTCATGGATGAAGTGAAATGTCCTGTTTGCCACGGCACCCGCCTTAAAAAAGAGTCGCTATACTTTAAAGTCAATGGCAAAAACATCGCCGAACTTGCCAATATGGACATATCAGACCTCGCGCAATGGTTTGAAGACCTGACAGATAACCTTACCGAAAAGCAAAAAGCAATTGCCGCTGAAGTTATAAAAGAAATCAAAGCCCGTCTTGGATTTTTGGTTGATGTAGGCCTGAATTACCTGGCGCTTGACCGCAGTTCGCGCACACTTTCAGGTGGTGAGGCACAGCGGATACGGCTTGCCACACAGATAGGTTCTCAACTCGTCGGGGTGCTCTATATACTCGATGAGCCAAGCATAGGCCTGCACCAGCGTGATAATGAGAAACTCATAAAATCGCTGGAACAATTGCGTGACATAGGCAACTCAGTTTTGGTTGTTGAACATGACAAAGACATGATTGAGCGAGCCGACTATGTTATTGATATAGGCCCCGCTGCTGGGCGTTTTGGCGGACAAATTGTGAGCAAAGGCACGCCGCAGGAACTGCTTCAGGAGCACACGCTTACAGCCGCTTACCTCAATGGCGAAAAAGAAATTGCCGTGCCTAAAAAACGCCGCGAAGGCAATGGTAAGTTGCTGAAGCTGACAGGCGCGACAGGCAATAACCTGAAGAACGTGAGCATTGAGCTACCACTCGGTAAGATGATTTGCGTTACAGGGGTATCGGGCAGCGGTAAATCAACGCTGATAAACGAGACGCTCTACCCTATCCTTAACGAACATTTCTTCAACGCTGTTAAAAAACCGGCGCCATATAAAAAGATTGAAGGCCTTGAGCATATTGATAAAGTTATAGATATTGACCAGTCGCCGATTGGGCGTACACCGCGTAGTAACCCTGCCACGTACACTGATGTTTTCAGCGAAATACGCACATTGTTTACGCAGACACCGGAAGCCATGATACGCGGTTACAAGCCGGGGCGTTTCAGCTTTAACGTGAGTGGCGGCCGTTGCGAAACCTGCGAGGGCTCAGGATTGCGAGTTATTGAAATGAGTTTCCTCCCTGATGTTTATGTAGAATGCGAGACCTGCCAGGGCAAGCGCTTCAACCGTGAAACGCTGGAAATCCGTTACAAAGGAAAATCTATCAGTGATGTGCTTGACATGACGGTTGACGAGGCTGTACCGTTCTTTGAGAACATCCCGAAAATTTACCGCAAGATCAAGACGATACAGGATGTTGGGCTGGGCTATATCACGCTCGGGCAGCAAAGTACAACGCTTTCCGGTGGTGAGGCACAAAGGATAAAACTGGCATCAGAGCTTTCAAAGAAAGATACCGGCAACACCTTCTACATTCTTGATGAGCCAACCACAGGCCTTCATTTTGAAGACATACGTGTACTCATGGAAGTCATCAACAAACTGGTAGATAAAGGTAATACCGTGCTTATCATTGAACATAACCTGGATGTGATAAAGCTGGCCGACTATATTATTGATATTGGTTACGAAGGGGGTAAAGGCGGCGGACAGCTTGTAGCCAAGGGTACTCCGGAAGAGGTAGCAAAAAACAAGAAAAGTTATACAGCGCACTTCCTGAAAAAAGAACTATCTTAG
- a CDS encoding TIGR00730 family Rossman fold protein, translating into MSKEIYNDDDERIHDRLKQKTWQEIRSNDSWAIFKVMSEFVNGFETMARIGPSVSIFGSARTKPGDKYYLLAEKIAEKIAKAGYGVITGGGPGIMEAGNKGAHAGGGSSCGLNIELPFEQHFNPYIDRDKNLNFDYFFVRKVMFVKYSQGFVVMPGGFGTLDEMFEAITLIQTKKIAKFPIILVGREFWSGLMDWIESVMIQRYANASPDDLKLIRLVDTEDEVVEVIDNFYKKYQLSPNF; encoded by the coding sequence ATGTCAAAAGAGATATACAATGACGATGATGAGCGCATCCACGACCGCTTAAAACAAAAGACGTGGCAGGAGATACGCAGTAATGATTCGTGGGCTATCTTCAAGGTAATGAGCGAGTTTGTGAACGGATTTGAAACTATGGCGCGTATCGGGCCGAGTGTTTCCATATTCGGTTCTGCACGTACTAAGCCGGGGGACAAATACTACCTGCTTGCAGAAAAGATTGCAGAAAAGATTGCAAAAGCGGGCTACGGTGTTATTACAGGCGGCGGCCCCGGAATTATGGAAGCCGGTAATAAAGGCGCACATGCAGGCGGCGGATCTAGCTGCGGGCTTAATATAGAATTACCTTTCGAACAGCACTTTAATCCATATATAGACCGTGACAAGAACCTTAATTTTGATTATTTCTTCGTTCGTAAAGTAATGTTCGTGAAGTATTCGCAGGGGTTTGTGGTAATGCCCGGTGGTTTCGGTACGCTTGATGAAATGTTTGAGGCGATAACCCTTATCCAGACTAAGAAGATTGCGAAGTTTCCTATCATACTTGTAGGCCGTGAATTTTGGAGCGGGCTGATGGACTGGATTGAATCTGTAATGATACAGCGTTATGCCAATGCCAGCCCTGATGATCTGAAGCTAATAAGGCTTGTAGATACAGAGGATGAAGTGGTTGAAGTAATTGACAACTTCTACAAAAAATACCAGCTTAGCCCTAACTTTTAA
- a CDS encoding aminopeptidase has translation MKLKGLLSIIIFFTCACLYSQNLNRIVADVDTNAHTISIQQEITFTNSSNVALNTIVLNDWINAYSNKETPLARRFADEFVRAFHMAPDADRGFTAIKSVTSENTELEYARPEKHPDIVEVKLVQPLQPGESITLKLDYGVKIPNDRFTRYGFDNKGTMVLKNWYLTPARLENGAFVYHSNENLDDIANSVTDFELQLTAPEGYTITSDLNSFNVIKPSGKNTVGFSGKGRTDFSLYLENGATAFERYNFDGFEVVTSLKTTKTTDMQRTLVIENVVSFVKENLGDYPFEKITVSQTDYDRNPVYGLNQLPAFLSPFPDSFLYEVRFLKTYLNNYLKNTLKLDPRKDNWLYDGIQMHLMMKYIDEYHPDKHMTGTLANWGILRGHNLFRVPFNGQYNYLYLLMARKNLDQPIGDPKNTFIKFNEQISGKYRAGLSINYLDDYLGNDAVQKSFSEFCALNKTQQTTREDFRAILNKNTAKNTDWFFDTVVETRELIDFRFEDVKENKDSVAVTVKNRTGADVPVSLFGINKGEVVFKQWINNVKADSTLVIPRNGAEKLVLNYNNAMPEYNTRNNWHRLGKFFPNNRPFKFTFFQDLEDPRYNQVFYVPSFVYNLYDGVSVGMRFHNKSLLEKPFIFDIEPTYSSKTQSLIGSVGFLYNHYIREGSLYNIRYGLSGSTYHYAPDAAYVKFTPSIQFRIRDNDYRENKKQFILVRHVMVDREASVFANTTEQNENYSVFNLRYSKFENTITRLYSYFTDAQFSDNFGKLSGEIQFRRLFNNNRQINLRLYAGMFLYRNTTSEFFSFGLDRPTDYLFDYNFYGRSEETGLFSQQFILAEGGFKSKLDTRYANQWMTTVNGSFNIWNWVEVYGDAGFFRNKYRDAEFVWDSGIRLNLVPDYFELYFPVYSSNGFEIDNNYGEKIRFTVTISPSTLINLFTRKWL, from the coding sequence TTGAAATTAAAGGGGCTTCTCTCAATTATTATATTTTTTACATGCGCCTGCCTTTACTCCCAAAACCTTAACAGGATTGTTGCGGATGTAGATACTAATGCACATACTATAAGCATTCAGCAGGAAATCACATTTACCAACAGTTCTAATGTGGCGCTGAATACCATTGTGCTTAACGACTGGATAAATGCGTACTCTAACAAAGAAACGCCCCTGGCCCGCAGGTTTGCCGACGAATTTGTGCGGGCTTTCCATATGGCGCCCGATGCTGACCGTGGATTTACAGCTATAAAATCCGTAACTTCCGAAAACACGGAACTGGAATACGCCCGCCCAGAAAAGCATCCCGATATTGTTGAAGTGAAGCTTGTGCAACCATTACAACCCGGAGAAAGTATTACATTAAAACTCGACTATGGTGTAAAAATCCCTAACGACCGATTTACCCGATACGGCTTCGATAACAAAGGTACTATGGTACTGAAAAACTGGTACCTCACCCCTGCCCGGCTCGAAAATGGAGCGTTTGTTTACCACAGCAATGAAAATCTTGATGACATAGCAAATTCGGTTACCGATTTTGAACTGCAGCTTACAGCGCCTGAAGGTTATACCATAACATCTGATCTCAATAGTTTTAATGTCATAAAGCCTTCAGGAAAAAACACAGTTGGCTTTTCAGGTAAAGGCCGGACAGATTTCAGCCTATATCTTGAAAATGGTGCAACAGCTTTTGAACGCTATAATTTTGATGGCTTTGAAGTTGTAACCAGCCTTAAGACAACTAAGACCACTGACATGCAGCGGACGCTCGTAATTGAGAATGTGGTAAGCTTTGTAAAAGAGAATCTTGGTGACTATCCTTTTGAAAAAATTACAGTCTCGCAGACCGATTATGACCGCAACCCAGTATATGGCCTTAATCAGCTTCCGGCATTTCTTAGTCCGTTTCCTGACTCATTTCTGTACGAAGTGCGTTTCCTTAAAACGTACCTGAATAATTATCTTAAGAATACTCTGAAGCTTGATCCACGCAAAGATAACTGGCTGTATGACGGTATACAGATGCACCTGATGATGAAATATATTGATGAGTACCACCCTGATAAGCACATGACCGGGACACTTGCTAACTGGGGAATACTTCGCGGGCATAACCTTTTCCGGGTGCCGTTCAACGGGCAATACAATTACCTTTACCTGCTCATGGCGCGCAAAAACCTTGACCAGCCTATTGGTGACCCAAAGAATACTTTCATTAAGTTCAACGAGCAGATTTCGGGCAAGTACCGCGCAGGGCTTAGCATTAATTACCTTGATGATTATTTGGGGAATGATGCTGTACAAAAAAGCTTTTCCGAATTCTGTGCGCTGAACAAAACACAACAAACAACCCGTGAAGACTTCAGGGCGATACTCAATAAAAACACCGCTAAGAACACCGACTGGTTTTTTGATACGGTTGTTGAAACACGTGAGCTGATTGACTTCAGGTTTGAAGATGTAAAGGAAAATAAAGATTCAGTAGCTGTTACAGTAAAGAATCGTACAGGGGCTGATGTACCTGTGTCATTATTCGGTATTAATAAAGGCGAAGTGGTTTTTAAGCAGTGGATTAATAATGTGAAGGCTGACAGTACGCTTGTAATTCCGCGAAATGGTGCCGAAAAGCTAGTGCTGAACTACAATAACGCCATGCCCGAATATAATACCCGCAACAACTGGCATCGCCTTGGTAAGTTTTTCCCTAACAACAGGCCTTTTAAGTTTACCTTTTTCCAGGATTTGGAAGACCCTCGTTATAACCAGGTATTTTATGTACCGAGCTTTGTTTATAATCTCTATGATGGTGTTTCCGTGGGTATGCGCTTCCACAACAAATCGCTTTTGGAAAAGCCGTTTATATTTGATATAGAGCCGACATATTCATCCAAAACACAAAGCCTTATTGGTTCGGTTGGATTCCTTTATAACCACTACATCCGCGAAGGCAGCCTGTATAACATTCGCTACGGATTGTCAGGCTCAACCTATCATTATGCACCTGATGCTGCCTATGTAAAGTTCACGCCGAGCATCCAATTCCGTATAAGGGATAATGACTATCGCGAGAATAAAAAACAATTCATATTAGTACGCCATGTTATGGTTGACCGTGAAGCATCGGTATTCGCGAACACAACTGAACAAAATGAAAACTATTCGGTTTTCAACCTGCGCTACAGCAAGTTTGAAAACACCATTACAAGGCTTTACAGCTATTTTACTGATGCACAATTCTCTGACAACTTCGGTAAGCTATCAGGTGAAATCCAGTTCCGCCGACTGTTTAATAATAACCGGCAGATAAACCTGCGCTTGTATGCCGGTATGTTCCTGTACCGCAATACAACCAGCGAGTTCTTTAGCTTTGGATTGGACAGGCCGACCGATTATCTTTTTGACTACAACTTCTACGGAAGATCTGAGGAAACGGGGCTATTTAGCCAACAATTCATTTTAGCCGAGGGCGGTTTCAAATCAAAGCTTGACACGCGATATGCCAACCAATGGATGACTACTGTAAACGGCAGCTTCAATATCTGGAACTGGGTAGAAGTATATGGCGATGCAGGCTTTTTCCGTAACAAGTACAGAGATGCAGAATTTGTTTGGGACAGTGGCATCCGCCTGAATTTGGTGCCTGATTATTTTGAGCTTTATTTCCCTGTATATTCAAGCAATGGCTTTGAAATTGACAATAATTATGGTGAAAAGATTCGTTTTACGGTAACTATTAGCCCAAGTACGTTGATAAATCTCTTTACAAGGAAATGGCTGTAA
- a CDS encoding thiamine pyrophosphate-dependent enzyme yields the protein MTETETKKELSFEDFRAEVINDYKIAVVSRECSLLGRREVLTGKAKFGIFGDGKEVPQLAMAKAFRNGDFRSGYYRDQTFMMAIGALNIQQFFAGLYGHSDLEHDPMSAGRQMGGHFATHSLDENGNWKNLTQQKNSSSDISPTAGQMPRLLGLAQASKIYRNVTGIENKTNFSINGNEVAWGTIGNASTSEGLFFETINAAGVLQVPMVISVWDDDYGISVHARHQTTKENISEILKGFQRDDNAKGYEIITVKGWDYPELVAAYEKASAVAREEHVPVLVHVYQLTQPQGHSTSGSHERYKNAERLAWEGEFDCILQMRNWMIENSIATAEELETIDNQAKKDVLEGKKAAWSAFVEPMKQEQKELVSILNKVAAQSDNKVFIEKNANDVAAIKEPIRKDLLVAARKSLRMIGDNAGRAELAAWITSYTEKIQPKFSSHLFSQSDKNVFAVKEVLPEYNASTEEVDGRVIMRDNFAAIFDKHKNALVFGEDCGGIGDVNQGLEGLQERFGDFRVCDAGIREATILGQGIGMAMRGLRPIAEIQYLDYLLYAIQIMSDDLATLQYRTSGRQKAPLIIRTRGHRLEGIWHSGSPMGMIINAIRGIHVLVPRNMTKAAGFYNTLLETDEPALVVECLNGYRLKEKMPANLGEFRTPIGVTETIKEGKDITLVSYGSTLRLVEQAAKELLEAGIDAEIIDVQSLLPFDVNHDIAKSVSKTNRLLVIDEDVPGGASAYILQQVVDVQNAYNYLDSKPEALAAKAHRPSYGTDGDYFSKPSVEDIYEKVYAIMHEANPEKYPALY from the coding sequence ATGACAGAAACAGAGACAAAAAAGGAGCTTTCCTTTGAAGACTTCCGCGCAGAAGTAATAAATGACTATAAAATAGCGGTTGTAAGCCGTGAATGCAGCCTTCTGGGCCGCCGGGAAGTGCTTACAGGCAAAGCGAAGTTCGGCATCTTCGGCGATGGTAAAGAAGTGCCGCAGCTGGCAATGGCCAAGGCCTTCAGGAATGGAGATTTCCGTTCAGGCTACTATAGGGACCAGACCTTTATGATGGCGATAGGTGCACTTAATATACAGCAGTTTTTTGCAGGGCTTTACGGCCACAGCGACCTGGAGCACGACCCTATGTCGGCCGGGCGCCAGATGGGCGGGCATTTTGCCACACACAGCCTTGACGAGAACGGCAACTGGAAAAACCTGACACAACAAAAGAACTCAAGTTCAGACATATCGCCTACTGCAGGGCAAATGCCGAGGCTTTTAGGGCTTGCACAGGCATCAAAGATATACCGTAATGTAACAGGTATTGAAAATAAGACCAATTTCTCAATTAATGGAAATGAGGTTGCATGGGGTACTATTGGCAACGCCAGTACCAGTGAGGGCCTGTTTTTTGAAACTATAAATGCGGCAGGTGTACTCCAGGTACCAATGGTGATAAGCGTGTGGGATGACGACTACGGAATTTCGGTACATGCCCGCCACCAGACAACGAAAGAGAATATCTCAGAAATATTAAAAGGCTTCCAGCGTGATGATAATGCCAAAGGCTATGAAATCATCACCGTAAAAGGCTGGGATTACCCTGAGCTTGTGGCGGCTTATGAAAAAGCATCGGCCGTGGCACGTGAAGAGCATGTGCCCGTTCTGGTACACGTTTACCAGCTTACACAGCCACAGGGCCACTCTACTTCAGGATCGCACGAGCGTTACAAAAATGCGGAACGCCTTGCATGGGAGGGCGAGTTTGACTGCATACTGCAAATGCGCAACTGGATGATTGAGAACAGCATTGCCACAGCAGAAGAACTTGAGACAATTGACAACCAGGCTAAGAAAGATGTGCTTGAAGGCAAGAAGGCGGCATGGTCGGCTTTCGTTGAGCCTATGAAGCAGGAACAGAAAGAGCTTGTTTCTATTCTGAATAAAGTAGCTGCACAAAGCGATAATAAAGTATTTATTGAGAAGAATGCAAATGATGTTGCCGCAATAAAAGAACCTATCCGTAAAGACCTGCTTGTAGCTGCACGCAAATCGCTGCGCATGATTGGCGACAATGCCGGCCGTGCAGAACTTGCAGCCTGGATAACTTCTTATACGGAGAAAATTCAGCCGAAGTTCAGTTCACACCTCTTCTCGCAATCTGATAAAAATGTATTTGCAGTAAAAGAGGTATTGCCCGAATATAACGCTTCGACCGAAGAAGTTGACGGCAGGGTAATAATGCGTGATAATTTTGCAGCCATTTTTGACAAGCATAAAAATGCTCTTGTTTTTGGTGAAGACTGCGGCGGCATCGGCGATGTAAACCAGGGGCTTGAAGGCCTTCAGGAAAGGTTTGGAGATTTCCGTGTGTGTGATGCCGGTATACGCGAAGCTACAATCCTGGGGCAGGGTATTGGTATGGCAATGCGCGGCCTGCGCCCTATTGCTGAAATACAATACCTTGACTACTTATTGTATGCTATCCAGATAATGAGCGACGACCTTGCCACATTACAATACCGTACATCAGGCAGGCAGAAAGCTCCGCTTATTATAAGGACACGCGGGCACAGGCTTGAAGGTATCTGGCATTCAGGTTCACCAATGGGCATGATCATCAATGCTATACGTGGTATTCATGTGCTTGTACCACGAAATATGACCAAAGCGGCAGGTTTCTATAACACATTACTTGAAACAGATGAACCTGCACTGGTTGTGGAATGCCTTAACGGCTATAGGCTTAAGGAAAAGATGCCGGCGAACCTGGGCGAGTTCCGTACGCCTATAGGTGTTACAGAAACCATTAAAGAAGGTAAAGACATAACGCTTGTATCATACGGCTCTACCCTGCGCCTTGTGGAGCAGGCCGCAAAAGAACTGCTTGAGGCAGGTATTGATGCTGAAATTATAGATGTGCAGTCTTTGCTTCCGTTTGACGTTAACCACGATATTGCAAAAAGCGTTTCAAAAACCAACAGGCTTTTAGTGATTGATGAGGATGTACCCGGGGGTGCATCGGCTTATATATTGCAGCAGGTAGTTGACGTACAAAATGCTTATAATTACCTTGACAGTAAACCTGAAGCGCTGGCTGCAAAAGCCCACAGGCCATCATACGGAACAGACGGGGATTATTTCTCTAAGCCATCGGTTGAAGATATTTACGAAAAAGTATATGCAATTATGCATGAGGCAAATCCGGAGAAATATCCGGCGCTTTACTAA
- a CDS encoding NAD-dependent succinate-semialdehyde dehydrogenase produces the protein MFSINNPYNQTFLSEHQYISDAAASHIVNESKKSFLKWRLKSIDERLKLIKNLIFAFGKNQDLLAKKCALEMGKPIKEALAEVKKCILLCEYYMEHAESYLKNEYKAVDGAQAYIRYDPLGVILGVMPWNFPYWQVFRFAIPAIIAGNTVVVKHASNVAGCAILIEDMFREAGFDDGIYTNLLISGKQVKKVIENPDIAAVSLTGSEKAGADVAATAAALIKKSVLELGGSNAFLVLEDADINKAVATAVKARFQNTGQSCIAAKRFLVHESVYDAFLEKFTAKVKQLKSGNPLDKETDIGPLARIDLAEDIEKQVNDSVAMGARVIVGGNRNDAFYEPTVITEITTDMPVFKEEVFGPVATVMPFKTFDEAVELSNGTEFGLGVTIFTNDVSGIQDKLYLFEEGAVFINAMVKSDPALPFGGVKKSGYGRELAENGLKEFVNVKTVFIQQS, from the coding sequence ATGTTTTCAATTAACAATCCGTATAATCAGACTTTTTTATCTGAACATCAATATATTAGTGATGCTGCTGCTTCACATATAGTAAACGAAAGTAAGAAATCTTTTCTAAAATGGCGGTTAAAAAGCATAGATGAGCGTTTAAAACTTATCAAAAATTTAATATTTGCGTTTGGTAAAAATCAGGATTTACTTGCTAAAAAGTGCGCTCTTGAAATGGGGAAGCCAATAAAAGAAGCCCTTGCCGAGGTTAAAAAATGCATTTTGCTGTGTGAATATTACATGGAGCATGCTGAAAGTTATTTAAAAAATGAATATAAAGCTGTTGATGGGGCACAGGCCTATATTAGGTATGATCCGTTGGGTGTAATACTTGGTGTAATGCCGTGGAATTTCCCGTATTGGCAGGTTTTCAGGTTTGCAATACCGGCAATCATAGCAGGAAATACGGTTGTTGTAAAGCATGCCAGCAATGTAGCCGGTTGTGCCATCCTTATTGAGGATATGTTCCGCGAAGCAGGTTTTGATGATGGTATTTATACTAACTTGCTAATTTCAGGCAAGCAGGTTAAAAAAGTAATTGAAAATCCTGACATTGCAGCTGTATCACTCACCGGCAGTGAAAAGGCTGGGGCTGATGTAGCAGCAACTGCAGCAGCGCTCATCAAAAAGTCTGTACTGGAACTTGGCGGCAGCAACGCTTTTCTTGTTTTGGAAGATGCCGATATCAATAAGGCTGTGGCTACCGCTGTTAAAGCGCGTTTCCAGAATACGGGGCAAAGCTGCATAGCGGCAAAGCGTTTTCTGGTGCATGAAAGTGTTTATGACGCATTCCTCGAAAAGTTTACAGCTAAAGTTAAGCAGCTAAAATCGGGCAATCCATTAGATAAAGAAACGGATATTGGCCCGTTAGCGCGGATTGACCTTGCAGAGGATATTGAAAAGCAGGTAAACGACTCTGTTGCAATGGGAGCAAGGGTTATAGTGGGAGGTAACCGTAATGATGCTTTTTATGAGCCTACTGTCATCACTGAAATCACGACTGATATGCCTGTCTTTAAAGAAGAAGTTTTCGGGCCCGTAGCTACGGTTATGCCTTTCAAGACTTTTGATGAAGCTGTTGAATTGAGCAATGGAACCGAATTTGGCCTGGGCGTCACCATTTTTACTAACGATGTTTCTGGCATACAAGATAAACTTTATCTTTTTGAAGAAGGTGCAGTTTTCATAAATGCTATGGTAAAATCAGACCCTGCGCTGCCTTTCGGCGGAGTAAAGAAATCAGGCTACGGCCGTGAACTTGCTGAAAACGGACTAAAAGAATTTGTGAATGTAAAGACTGTTTTTATCCAGCAAAGTTAA